A single window of Phycisphaerales bacterium DNA harbors:
- the fliD gene encoding flagellar filament capping protein FliD has protein sequence MAGITTGTGIFSGIDSASLISQLMAVEQRPKQLVQLRVQSLQFQQAAYLDLNSRLTALKTAAAAFRTSKSFQLKTATSTDSDILTATAGTTATAGSYTFIVDRLVTSQQLLSRGFANRDSAAVGATSLTFESTKARLDRDVALTELNGGQGVSRGKIVITDSSGAAATVDLSRTVTVGEVLAAINTNGTARVTASVQGGRLILKDTAGGGGTMQVADATGYTTATSLGIAGSATAGTLTGSSIYGLGTNTPLSALNDGNGVAIKSTIGTGAYSFTIGVGGATPTNVQVNLGDVYTTQGTETVKTEGAVTTVGGVVTRINAALTAAGVTGVTASIDQSNGRLLITDGTGTQPLTITENNSTTARDLGLTTATVGGSVVGRRVFAGLNTTLATGLNGGSGLSGDGVLNITARDGTAFSLTIDTTASLTDIFAQIETASGTGANGRPRLSIALDSKGTGFTITDNTGGSSNLIITGTNGQDTATSLGIATDPAGIASATKSSGNLQRQYISLATPVSALNNGRGIGTGKFTITDGFGSRKEYDIGSDTLTVADLINEINATSTGSATLKIRARINATGDGIEIIEDTGGGAAGTAKIKISDTSSTVAKSLNIAGEASDVGASNKINGSYERTVTLSAADTLQQVADKINAAKVGASASIINDGSGLTPFRLSLSSTATGEAGRFIFDAVGADFGFSTLDVGQNSRVFYGASDPARAVAVIATTNTVDTLVPGVKIDLKAASPEAVTLNVASDTTKLLEAVKGFVSAFNTVLDRISAQTKYDATNNKAGPLTGDGTTLELRSTLYATLNEEADSIVSQYDQLTEVGLKITTGGKLELDEDKFREALATDPSGVEALFAARVQADDTFIDLGNGNRVRNPNSGRTFSSLGVMGKFEQMVEKYLDTVDGVLTLRGKGLEAQIKLQNDRISAIDVRLAAKEETLRRQFLAMEQAVGQLQSQSSALSSLGSLRTR, from the coding sequence ATGGCAGGGATCACGACCGGGACAGGAATCTTCAGCGGCATCGACAGCGCCTCGCTGATCTCGCAGCTCATGGCCGTGGAGCAGCGGCCCAAGCAGCTCGTGCAGCTGCGGGTGCAGTCGCTGCAGTTCCAGCAGGCGGCGTACCTGGACCTCAACTCGCGCCTGACGGCCCTGAAGACCGCGGCCGCGGCGTTCCGCACCAGCAAGTCGTTTCAGCTCAAGACCGCGACGTCTACCGATTCGGACATCCTCACCGCGACCGCCGGGACCACCGCGACCGCGGGCAGCTACACGTTCATCGTGGACCGGCTGGTCACCAGCCAGCAGCTGCTCAGCCGCGGGTTTGCGAACCGGGATTCCGCGGCGGTGGGCGCGACCAGCCTCACGTTTGAGAGCACGAAGGCCCGCCTGGACCGGGATGTGGCGCTCACGGAGCTGAATGGCGGTCAGGGCGTGTCGCGCGGCAAGATCGTGATCACCGACTCATCGGGGGCGGCGGCAACGGTTGACCTGTCGCGGACCGTGACCGTGGGCGAGGTGCTCGCGGCCATCAATACTAACGGCACGGCGCGGGTGACCGCGTCGGTGCAGGGCGGGCGGCTGATCCTGAAGGACACCGCCGGCGGCGGCGGCACGATGCAGGTCGCCGACGCGACTGGCTACACCACCGCGACCAGCCTCGGCATCGCGGGCTCAGCAACCGCCGGCACCCTGACCGGCAGCAGCATCTACGGCCTGGGCACCAACACGCCGCTCTCGGCCCTCAATGACGGCAACGGCGTTGCCATCAAGAGCACCATCGGCACTGGAGCGTACAGCTTCACGATTGGCGTCGGCGGGGCCACGCCCACCAACGTGCAGGTAAACCTCGGCGACGTCTACACCACGCAAGGCACCGAGACCGTCAAGACCGAGGGCGCGGTGACCACCGTCGGCGGTGTTGTCACCCGCATCAACGCGGCGCTCACGGCCGCGGGTGTGACCGGCGTCACCGCGTCCATCGACCAAAGCAACGGGCGCCTGCTGATCACCGACGGCACCGGCACGCAGCCCCTCACGATCACCGAGAACAACTCCACCACCGCCCGCGACTTGGGGCTGACCACCGCGACGGTGGGCGGCAGCGTTGTCGGCCGGCGGGTGTTTGCCGGGCTCAACACTACCCTTGCCACTGGATTGAATGGCGGCAGCGGGCTCTCGGGTGACGGCGTGCTCAACATCACCGCCCGCGACGGCACGGCGTTCAGCCTCACGATCGACACCACCGCCTCGCTGACGGACATTTTCGCCCAGATCGAGACGGCGTCGGGCACCGGGGCGAACGGCCGCCCGCGCCTCTCCATCGCGCTGGATTCCAAGGGCACCGGTTTCACCATTACCGACAACACCGGCGGCTCTAGCAACCTCATCATCACCGGGACCAACGGCCAGGACACCGCGACGAGCCTGGGCATTGCCACCGACCCCGCGGGCATCGCGAGCGCGACCAAGTCCTCCGGCAACCTCCAGCGGCAGTACATCTCACTGGCCACGCCGGTGTCGGCCCTCAACAACGGACGCGGCATCGGCACCGGCAAGTTCACGATCACCGACGGCTTCGGCTCACGCAAGGAGTACGACATCGGCTCCGACACGCTGACCGTGGCCGACCTCATCAACGAAATTAACGCGACCAGCACCGGCTCAGCCACGCTCAAGATCAGGGCCCGGATCAACGCCACCGGCGACGGCATCGAGATCATCGAGGATACCGGCGGCGGCGCCGCTGGCACGGCCAAGATCAAGATCAGCGACACCTCCAGCACTGTGGCCAAGTCCCTCAATATCGCGGGCGAGGCCAGCGATGTCGGCGCGAGCAACAAAATCAACGGCAGCTACGAGCGGACAGTCACGCTCTCAGCGGCGGACACGCTGCAGCAGGTCGCTGACAAAATCAACGCGGCCAAGGTCGGCGCGAGCGCGTCGATCATCAACGACGGCTCGGGCCTGACGCCCTTCCGCCTCAGCCTCTCGAGCACCGCCACGGGCGAGGCGGGTCGGTTCATCTTCGATGCCGTGGGCGCCGACTTCGGGTTCAGCACCCTCGACGTGGGCCAGAACTCGCGAGTGTTCTACGGCGCGTCCGACCCCGCTCGGGCGGTGGCGGTCATCGCCACGACGAACACGGTGGACACGCTGGTCCCGGGCGTCAAAATCGACCTCAAGGCCGCGAGCCCCGAGGCGGTCACGCTCAACGTCGCTTCAGACACCACCAAGCTGCTGGAAGCGGTGAAGGGGTTCGTGAGCGCATTCAACACCGTGCTCGACCGCATCAGCGCCCAGACCAAGTACGACGCCACCAATAACAAAGCCGGCCCCCTCACCGGCGACGGCACCACGTTGGAGCTGCGCTCCACTCTCTACGCCACCCTGAACGAGGAAGCCGACAGCATCGTCAGCCAGTACGACCAGCTGACCGAGGTCGGCCTCAAGATCACAACCGGCGGCAAGCTCGAGCTCGACGAGGACAAGTTCCGCGAGGCGCTCGCCACCGACCCCTCGGGCGTAGAGGCCCTCTTCGCCGCACGCGTGCAGGCCGACGACACCTTCATCGACCTGGGCAACGGCAACCGTGTCCGCAACCCCAACTCCGGCCGCACGTTCTCGTCCCTGGGCGTCATGGGCAAGTTCGAGCAGATGGTGGAGAAGTACCTCGACACCGTCGACGGCGTGCTCACCCTCCGCGGCAAGGGGCTGGAGGCCCAGATCAAGCTCCAGAACGACCGCATCTCCGCCATCGACGTCCGCCTCGCGGCCAAGGAGGAAACGCTCCGCCGCCAGTTCCTCGCCATGGAGCAGGCCGTGGGCCAGCTCCAGAGCCAGTCCTCCGCCCTCAGCTCGCTCGGCTCCCTCCGCACGCGGTAG
- the fliS gene encoding flagellar export chaperone FliS: MPSVTATPTPSKPANEYLKTRVLTASPEELRLMLLDGSLKYAMQAREGLTNKNPEHAFNGFTACRDIVTELMTTIRREPNPQLADQVRAVYSFIFQLLVEAGFERSIEKLDKAVELLQFERETWVLLMQKVAEERGRKPAETVAPNAPARPALSLQG; the protein is encoded by the coding sequence ATGCCAAGCGTGACCGCCACCCCGACCCCCAGCAAGCCCGCGAACGAGTACCTCAAGACGCGGGTCCTGACCGCCAGCCCAGAGGAGCTGCGGCTCATGCTGCTGGACGGGTCGCTCAAGTACGCGATGCAGGCCCGGGAAGGGCTGACGAACAAGAACCCCGAACACGCCTTCAACGGCTTCACGGCTTGCCGCGACATCGTGACCGAGCTGATGACCACCATCCGCCGCGAGCCCAACCCGCAGCTGGCCGACCAGGTACGAGCGGTGTACTCGTTCATCTTCCAGCTGCTCGTTGAGGCCGGCTTTGAGCGCAGCATCGAGAAGCTGGACAAGGCCGTGGAGCTGCTCCAGTTCGAGCGGGAGACGTGGGTGCTGCTGATGCAGAAGGTCGCCGAAGAGCGCGGCCGCAAGCCCGCCGAGACTGTTGCCCCCAACGCACCTGCACGCCCCGCCCTCAGCCTCCAGGGCTAA
- a CDS encoding AAA family ATPase codes for MAKRPKKTTEVELPPPAPPEGPRPIPMSSIIGQDRAIGILMEALKHKRIHHAWIFNGPPGVGKFTTALAFAALLLDPTTQLTFGGELLADPDSQVQTLVRAGTHPDLFVVNKELARFSDEKSVRDSKQISIAKQVVDQFVLQPGAMAPSVRNEGAAGRVFIIDEADLMNAASQNALLKFLEEPPERMVIILVTSSEERLLTTIRSRAQRVYFGSLGQRGIEEWLARQELEIPDDERAWLIRFAEGSPGVLRLAHDGRLYEWWQRLEPMLRELERGQYAVELGPTMGELVKGWAESWVAAHKNASKEAANKAGADWMFRLLGNHWRSRLAKAAPMGKSGPYLAAIDAVHNAEPEMDSNVNIEFVMEKLSSEMTAVFAEAAAAAKA; via the coding sequence GTGGCCAAGCGACCCAAGAAGACGACCGAAGTTGAGCTCCCGCCGCCCGCCCCCCCGGAGGGGCCGCGCCCGATCCCGATGTCGAGCATCATCGGGCAGGACCGTGCGATCGGCATCCTGATGGAGGCGCTCAAGCACAAGCGGATCCACCACGCCTGGATCTTCAATGGGCCGCCCGGCGTGGGGAAGTTCACGACGGCGCTCGCGTTCGCCGCCCTGCTGCTGGACCCCACGACTCAGCTGACCTTCGGCGGCGAACTCCTCGCGGACCCCGACTCGCAGGTGCAGACACTGGTGCGGGCGGGAACGCACCCGGACCTGTTTGTGGTGAACAAGGAACTGGCCCGCTTCAGCGATGAAAAGTCGGTTCGGGACTCCAAGCAGATCTCCATCGCCAAGCAGGTGGTGGACCAGTTCGTCCTGCAGCCGGGGGCGATGGCGCCGAGCGTGCGCAACGAGGGGGCGGCTGGGCGCGTGTTCATCATCGACGAGGCCGACCTGATGAACGCGGCCTCCCAGAACGCACTGCTCAAGTTCCTGGAGGAGCCGCCCGAGCGCATGGTGATCATCCTGGTGACCTCGAGCGAGGAGCGGCTGCTGACCACGATCCGCAGCCGCGCCCAGCGGGTGTACTTCGGCTCGCTCGGTCAGCGGGGGATCGAGGAGTGGCTCGCGCGCCAGGAGCTGGAGATCCCCGACGACGAACGGGCGTGGCTGATCCGCTTCGCGGAGGGCTCGCCGGGCGTGCTGAGGCTCGCGCACGACGGGCGGTTGTACGAGTGGTGGCAGCGGCTCGAGCCGATGCTGCGGGAACTCGAACGCGGGCAGTACGCCGTCGAGCTTGGTCCGACCATGGGCGAGCTGGTCAAGGGCTGGGCGGAGTCATGGGTCGCGGCCCACAAGAATGCGAGCAAGGAAGCGGCGAACAAGGCGGGTGCCGACTGGATGTTCCGCCTTCTCGGCAACCACTGGCGCTCGCGCCTGGCGAAGGCGGCACCGATGGGCAAGTCCGGGCCTTACCTCGCGGCCATCGACGCCGTGCACAACGCCGAGCCGGAAATGGACTCGAACGTGAACATCGAGTTCGTGATGGAGAAGCTCAGCTCGGAGATGACGGCGGTGTTCGCGGAGGCGGCCGCGGCGGCGAAGGCCTGA
- a CDS encoding flavin reductase family protein, whose protein sequence is MELSPTALSQADRYKLLIGGIVPRPIAFVSTISPDGKLNLAPFSFFCAVGSAPMTMLFCPANKPDGGEKDSLLNARPVSEGGTGEFVVNIASEAMSRQVAGAAEPLPHGHSEFDLVGLTPAPSRLVKPPRVLEAPISYECRTIQVLRTNPGVPAGGNIVLGEVVHVWVRDDLINDRYHIDPARLDAIGRMGGLEYARTRDRFSLPMGVKALENG, encoded by the coding sequence ATGGAACTCTCCCCCACCGCCCTCTCCCAGGCCGACCGCTACAAGCTGCTCATCGGCGGCATAGTGCCCCGACCGATCGCCTTCGTTTCCACCATCTCCCCGGACGGAAAGCTCAACCTCGCGCCCTTCTCGTTCTTCTGCGCCGTGGGCAGCGCCCCCATGACCATGCTCTTCTGCCCCGCCAACAAGCCCGACGGCGGCGAGAAGGACTCGCTGCTCAACGCCCGGCCAGTGAGCGAGGGCGGCACCGGCGAGTTCGTCGTCAACATCGCCAGCGAGGCCATGTCGCGTCAGGTTGCCGGAGCCGCCGAGCCGCTCCCCCACGGCCACAGCGAGTTCGACCTCGTCGGCCTCACCCCCGCACCCTCGCGCCTCGTGAAGCCCCCACGCGTCCTCGAAGCGCCAATCTCCTACGAGTGCCGCACGATACAAGTACTCCGCACGAATCCAGGCGTGCCCGCGGGCGGCAACATCGTGCTCGGCGAGGTGGTGCACGTCTGGGTCCGCGACGACCTCATCAACGACCGCTACCACATCGACCCGGCGAGGCTCGACGCAATCGGCCGCATGGGCGGGCTGGAGTACGCCCGCACCCGCGACCGCTTCTCGCTCCCCATGGGTGTCAAAGCCCTCGAGAACGGCTGA
- a CDS encoding sigma-70 family RNA polymerase sigma factor gives MNPAMRVHMPTQSQPEPPAPAASPLGQAGGFDIAWATRGTTRGDARAFEVLYRAWFGRVYAYARGLTGRDESFCLDVTQEVMLRAARSIPELHTEAALAAWLSRACVSAAVDLVRREQRARRREQAVATSEQHADAGMRQDLQWLRDSLRQLPETEHLLLMQRVVNGLTLREAAASVGIGEHAAHGRVRRALQRLRGLAKEVWP, from the coding sequence ATGAACCCCGCGATGCGGGTCCACATGCCCACCCAGTCGCAACCCGAGCCCCCCGCGCCTGCCGCGTCACCCCTCGGCCAGGCCGGGGGGTTCGACATCGCCTGGGCCACCCGCGGCACCACTCGCGGCGACGCACGGGCCTTCGAGGTCCTGTACCGCGCCTGGTTCGGGCGCGTCTACGCCTACGCCCGCGGCCTCACCGGACGCGACGAATCGTTCTGCCTCGATGTGACGCAGGAGGTCATGCTCCGCGCCGCCCGCAGCATCCCCGAGCTGCACACCGAGGCAGCGCTGGCCGCCTGGCTCTCGCGGGCGTGCGTGAGCGCGGCCGTGGACCTCGTCCGCCGCGAGCAGCGGGCCAGGCGGCGCGAGCAGGCAGTGGCAACCTCGGAGCAACACGCCGACGCGGGCATGCGGCAGGACTTGCAGTGGCTGCGTGATTCGCTGCGTCAGCTCCCCGAAACCGAGCACCTGCTGCTCATGCAGCGCGTCGTGAACGGACTCACGCTCCGCGAGGCCGCGGCCTCGGTGGGAATCGGCGAGCACGCCGCCCACGGACGGGTTCGGCGGGCGCTCCAGCGCCTCCGCGGGCTGGCGAAGGAGGTGTGGCCGTGA
- a CDS encoding DUF378 domain-containing protein → MKGLFVAALILVLVGALNWGLVGAFNFDLVAALFGDGSGASRTVYTLVGIAAVVLAITTAPILRGRGTLP, encoded by the coding sequence ATGAAAGGTCTCTTCGTCGCGGCGTTGATCCTCGTCCTGGTCGGTGCGCTCAACTGGGGCCTCGTCGGTGCCTTCAACTTTGACCTTGTCGCCGCCCTGTTCGGGGATGGCAGCGGCGCCTCCCGCACCGTCTACACCCTGGTGGGCATCGCGGCCGTGGTCCTCGCGATCACCACCGCGCCCATCCTGCGGGGGCGCGGCACCCTCCCATGA
- the rfaE2 gene encoding D-glycero-beta-D-manno-heptose 1-phosphate adenylyltransferase, whose product MEALLAQLAQWRSFTALVVGDFMLDQQVFGDAERLSADAPVPILHVRRTESQPGGSANVCMDLAALGGRVQAFGVIGDDAAGRVLRESLEQHGVSADTLVRDASRPTTLKQNLVGLAQARHPQKMFRVDYESREDLSAGVVRQMTDAFDAALARTPKPDAVCIEDYNKGVCTHALCQHIITRCRSVGVPVFVDPARGVDYRKYKGATAITPNRTEAEVATGIRCDDGGSPEHNAALARRLLADLELDAVVLTLDRHGALLLEADGRSGDQRAGGTPVAIPTIARQVYDVTGAGDMFLAGLAAARANGIDWDGSVRFANAAAGLEVEVFGVQPIPFERVHHSLLMQYSHVEGKLRTLDQAKLEVAARRKQGQKVVFTNGCFDVLHSGHVALLEKAAAEGDFLIVGLNDDSSVCRLKGPTRPVNNQEDRARVLGALQSVGAVVLFSDDTPIELIRALKPDVLVKGADYTKDRVVGADIVERAGGRVALIPLVEGRSTTATIARLKS is encoded by the coding sequence ATGGAAGCCCTGCTCGCACAGCTCGCCCAATGGCGTTCGTTCACGGCCCTGGTCGTCGGTGACTTCATGCTCGACCAGCAGGTGTTCGGCGATGCCGAGCGCCTGAGCGCCGATGCGCCCGTGCCCATCCTCCACGTCCGCCGCACAGAAAGCCAGCCAGGCGGCTCCGCGAACGTCTGCATGGACCTCGCCGCGCTCGGCGGGCGCGTGCAGGCCTTCGGCGTCATCGGGGACGACGCCGCGGGGCGTGTCCTGCGCGAGTCTCTCGAGCAGCACGGCGTCTCCGCCGACACGCTCGTGCGCGATGCCTCCCGCCCCACCACGCTCAAGCAGAACCTCGTCGGTCTCGCCCAGGCCCGCCACCCGCAGAAGATGTTCCGCGTGGATTACGAGTCGCGGGAGGACCTCTCGGCGGGCGTGGTGCGCCAGATGACCGACGCCTTCGACGCAGCCCTCGCCCGCACGCCCAAGCCCGACGCGGTGTGCATCGAGGACTACAACAAGGGCGTGTGCACGCACGCGCTGTGCCAGCACATCATCACGCGCTGCCGCAGCGTGGGCGTCCCGGTATTCGTCGACCCTGCCCGCGGCGTCGATTACCGCAAGTACAAGGGCGCCACCGCCATTACCCCCAACCGCACCGAGGCCGAGGTCGCCACCGGCATCCGCTGTGACGACGGCGGCTCACCCGAGCACAACGCCGCGCTCGCCCGCCGCCTGCTGGCCGACCTTGAACTCGACGCGGTCGTCCTCACACTCGACCGGCACGGAGCGCTGCTGCTCGAGGCCGACGGTCGCTCCGGCGATCAGCGGGCCGGCGGCACACCTGTTGCCATCCCCACCATCGCCCGCCAGGTGTACGACGTCACCGGCGCGGGCGATATGTTCCTCGCCGGCCTCGCCGCGGCCCGGGCCAACGGCATCGACTGGGACGGCTCGGTCCGCTTCGCCAACGCCGCGGCTGGGCTGGAGGTCGAAGTCTTCGGCGTGCAGCCGATCCCCTTTGAGCGCGTGCACCACTCGCTGCTCATGCAATACAGCCACGTCGAGGGCAAGCTCCGCACGCTCGATCAGGCGAAACTCGAGGTCGCCGCCCGCCGCAAGCAGGGACAGAAGGTCGTCTTCACCAACGGCTGCTTCGATGTCCTGCACAGCGGGCACGTCGCACTACTCGAGAAGGCCGCGGCCGAGGGCGACTTCCTCATCGTCGGCCTCAACGACGACTCCTCCGTCTGCCGGCTCAAGGGCCCGACCCGACCCGTGAACAACCAGGAGGACCGCGCCCGCGTGCTGGGGGCCCTCCAATCGGTGGGCGCGGTCGTGCTGTTCTCCGACGACACCCCCATCGAGCTGATCAGGGCCCTCAAGCCCGACGTGCTGGTCAAGGGCGCCGACTACACCAAGGACCGGGTGGTCGGGGCCGACATCGTCGAACGCGCGGGCGGGCGCGTGGCGCTGATCCCCCTGGTCGAGGGCCGCAGCACCACGGCCACGATCGCACGCCTCAAGTCCTGA
- the pepT gene encoding peptidase T: protein MSIAAQSEKGGARSQFDRELEERLVRYCRVDTQSDEKSSTSPSTERQFGLLRMLVDELKAMGAQEVTLTDYGVVLATIPATVKTTAPTVAFLAHVDTAPAYNATGVKPMVHRAYAGGDIKLPDDAAQVLSPKQFPYLASKVGDDIITASGTTLLGADDKAGVAIIMTMANHLLRNPSIPHGTIRVAFTPDEEIGRGVDKRLPADLRAKFAYTLDGAEAGEVVFETFSADKAVVHIEGVSIHPGSAKDKLVNALHLAAKIIDTLPQVTRTPETTSGREGFIHLYQMSGTAAAADLSFILRDFERDGLAAHGALVQQVCAAVQATEPRAKITCTITAQYRNMRYWLENDMRPVELANAACREMGLTPLATPIRGGTDGSRLTEMGVPTPNLFTGMQNIHGPLEWISVQDMALSTQMCLRLVQLWGAETEVRT, encoded by the coding sequence ATGAGCATTGCTGCGCAATCGGAGAAGGGTGGTGCACGTTCCCAGTTCGACCGCGAGCTGGAAGAGCGGCTGGTCCGCTACTGCCGCGTTGACACGCAGAGCGACGAGAAGTCCTCGACTTCGCCCAGTACGGAGCGGCAGTTCGGGCTGCTGCGGATGCTCGTCGATGAGCTAAAGGCGATGGGAGCGCAGGAGGTCACGCTCACCGACTACGGCGTTGTGCTGGCGACGATCCCCGCGACGGTTAAGACGACGGCCCCGACGGTCGCGTTCCTCGCGCACGTGGACACGGCGCCCGCGTACAACGCGACCGGCGTGAAGCCCATGGTGCACCGTGCCTACGCGGGCGGTGACATCAAGCTGCCCGACGACGCCGCGCAGGTGCTGTCGCCGAAGCAGTTCCCGTACCTCGCGTCGAAGGTGGGCGACGACATCATCACCGCGAGCGGCACGACGCTGCTGGGCGCGGACGACAAAGCGGGCGTGGCCATCATCATGACGATGGCGAACCACCTGCTGCGGAACCCGTCGATCCCGCACGGCACGATCCGCGTGGCGTTCACGCCCGATGAGGAGATCGGGCGCGGCGTCGACAAGCGGCTGCCGGCTGACCTCAGGGCGAAGTTCGCCTACACGCTCGATGGGGCGGAGGCGGGCGAGGTGGTGTTCGAGACGTTCTCGGCGGACAAGGCCGTGGTGCACATCGAGGGGGTCTCGATCCACCCCGGCAGCGCCAAGGACAAGCTGGTGAACGCGCTGCACCTCGCGGCGAAGATCATCGACACGCTGCCGCAGGTGACGCGCACGCCCGAGACCACCAGCGGGCGCGAGGGGTTCATCCACTTGTACCAGATGAGCGGCACGGCGGCCGCGGCGGACCTGAGCTTCATCCTGAGGGACTTTGAGCGCGATGGGCTGGCGGCGCACGGGGCGCTGGTGCAGCAGGTGTGCGCGGCGGTGCAGGCGACCGAGCCGCGGGCGAAGATCACCTGCACGATCACGGCGCAGTACCGCAACATGCGGTATTGGCTGGAGAACGACATGCGGCCGGTGGAGCTGGCCAATGCGGCGTGCCGCGAGATGGGGCTGACGCCCCTGGCCACGCCGATCCGCGGCGGCACGGACGGCTCGCGCCTCACCGAGATGGGCGTGCCCACGCCGAATCTCTTCACCGGAATGCAGAACATCCACGGCCCGCTGGAGTGGATCAGCGTGCAGGACATGGCGCTGTCGACCCAGATGTGCCTGAGGCTGGTGCAGCTATGGGGGGCGGAGACCGAAGTCAGGACTTGA